The Candidatus Cloacimonadota bacterium region TCACCCCGGAGAGGTCAAAGCCGCTGCGGATCGTCATCCGCTCGTCCTTGCGCTGGCTGAAAACGAAGTTCCTGCCCAACAGCCGGGCCACTTCAAAGGCCAGTACGATCCCGCCGTAAGCGGGGCCCACCACGGTGTCGAAATCAAAGGGTTCCAAAAGTTCGGCCAGCAATCTGCAGATCTTGGCGGCGGCAGCGGGATCCTGCAGCAGCCTGATCTTTTCCACGTAGGTGCCGCTGTGTTTGCCGGAGGTGAGCAAAAAATGTCCTTCGAGGATGGCGCCGTTGGCGATGAGGATATTCCTTATCTCAGGCGTGTTCTGCTGTTGGGCCAGAAGTTCCCTAGCGTGGGCCTCATCGCTTGAGGCAACCTGCAATTCGATGTCGAATTTGCCTGGCAGGATGCCTGGAAGCATGGAGTAAACCAGTTCATTTTGCAAAAAAGCTTGAATGCCGTTGTCCGCGAGGAACTCCCTGGCGAGGTCGGCTTCAAAGTTGTCTCTGAACTTGGCGATGGTTACAAGCACGGGATCCATTTCCGCTCCTTACATTGAGGTGGTTGAGGCCAGATAGACCAGCACCATGATGGTCTCGAAAACTATCTCATAGTCGTCAGCCGTGAATTCGAGGGTGCGTCCGTCAAGGCGTTTGGTGTAGGGCATCAGGGCGGCCTGGTCGGCCATTGAGCTGTGGTTGAACTCGATTTTGAGGGTGATGGGGGCTTCAAACCTATACAGCGGCAGACTGTCCGGGCTTTTGGACAGGGCATTCAAAACGGTTGCGCGGGTTCTTTTGTCCACGGCCAGCCGGGAGTAGTTTTTGGCTGAAAACTTGGCCACGGCTTGCTTGGTGGCCACATATTCCAGCCAGGGCATGGGAGCTGCGAGTTCGGTTTTCAAGGCTTCGTCGCCGGTGACAAGGGTGACGGGGATTTGTTTATAACCCGCAAAGGCAGAATTGATGAGGGCTTCGTTCATTCTCTGGCCGTTGATCCAGATATTGTGGATGCGGCTGTTTGAATAGGTGTGGTCCATGTTTCCGCGCAAGGCGCCGGTGCCGCTGTGGTAGCCGAGCAGCCAGACTTGGCTGTAATCCTTGCTGAGTTCCGGCATCATGTAGCGGGGCCGGGGACAGCCTGAGATTAGGTTGATCCTGGCATCAAGCTCTGTGATGCTGTAATCAAGGTTATCGCCCCCGCTGTGGGAGTCGGCAATGGTGATCTCTTCGATCATGGCGGCGTGGGGACTGCCCAAGGCGGCTAACAGAGCCGTGGTCACATGCTGGGTGATGCATTTCCGCACGGCCGGACGGTCCGT contains the following coding sequences:
- a CDS encoding orotate phosphoribosyltransferase yields the protein MLPGILPGKFDIELQVASSDEAHARELLAQQQNTPEIRNILIANGAILEGHFLLTSGKHSGTYVEKIRLLQDPAAAAKICRLLAELLEPFDFDTVVGPAYGGIVLAFEVARLLGRNFVFSQRKDERMTIRSGFDLSGVKKAVVVEDIITTGGSVREVIACLSERGIEVQAVAGIVDRSGGEADFGCPFLSLLKMDIPAWNAESCPLCASQVPLTRPGASDKLL